In Capricornis sumatraensis isolate serow.1 chromosome 16, serow.2, whole genome shotgun sequence, a genomic segment contains:
- the TP53I11 gene encoding tumor protein p53-inducible protein 11, whose translation MAAKQPPPLMKKHSQTDLVSRLKTRKILGVGGEDDDGEVHRSKISQVLGNEIKFAVREPLGLRVWQFVSAVLFSGIAIMALAFPDQLYDAVFDGAQVTSKTPIRLYGGALLSISLIMWNALYTAEKVIIRWTLLTEACYFSVQFLVVTATLAETGLVSEGILLLLASRLLFVAISVYYYYQVGRKPKKV comes from the exons ATGGCAGCCAAGCAGCCCCCGCCTCTCATGAAGAAGCACAGCCAGACGGACCTCGTGAGCCGCCTGAAGACCCGCAAGATCCTCGGCGTGGGTGGGGAGGACGACGACGGGGAGGTCCACCGCTCCAAG ATCAGCCAGGTCTTAGGCAATGAGATCAAGTTTGCTGTTCGAGAGCCTTTGGGGCTCAG AGTCTGGCAGTTTGTCTCTGCTGTGCTCTTCTCCGGCATTGCCATCATG GCCCTTGCCTTTCCTGACCAGCTCTACGATGCGGTCTTCGACGGAGCGCAGGTGACCAGCAAGACCCCCATCCGCCTCTATGGCGGTGCCCTCCTCA GCATCTCCCTGATCATGTGGAATGCTCTCTACACGGCCGAGAAGGTCATCATCCGATGGACTCTGCTCACTGAAGCCTGCTACTTCTCGGTCCAGTTCTTGG TGGTCACTGCCACGCTAGCTGAGACGGGGCTCGTGTCTGAGgggatcctgctgctgctggccaGCCGCCTCCTTTTTGTCGCCATCAGCGTTTACTACTATTACCAAGTCGGCCGAAAACCCAAGAAGGTGTAG